The following DNA comes from Candidatus Methylomirabilis sp..
CCTGGCCGAGAACATCTACCAGGAGATGGAGCTGTGGGTCCCCTACTACCGCCTGAAGGAGGAGGGGGCCACGGTGAAGGTCATCGGGACGGGATCGGCGAAAAGCTACACCAGCAAGCACGGCTACCCGGTCCCGGTGGATGCGGCGGCCGATGAGGTGAAGGCCAAGGAGTTCGACGCCGTCATCATCCCCGGCGGGTACGCCCCGGACCTGATGCGCCGCTCCACGGCCATGGTGGGGCTGGTCCGGGAGGCCTTCCAGCAGGGGAAGGTGGTGGCGGCGATCTGCCACGCCGGCTGGATGCTCTGCTCGGCCGGCGTCCTGAAGGGGAAGACGGCGACCTGCTTCCACGCCATCAAGGACGACATGGTCAACGCCGGGGCCCGGTACGTGGACGAGGAGGTGGTGGTGGACGGCAACCTCATCACCTCCCGGAAGCCGGACGACCTGCCCGCCTTCTGCCGGGAGATCGTGAAGGCCCTGGAGAAGGCCGCCTAGGCCCGCCCCATGGACCCCTCCGCCCGGATCCCCATGACGGTGGAGAAGATCGTGCTGGCCCGCCCCCGGGGGTTCTGCGCCGGGGTGGATCGGGCCATCGACGTGGTTCGCCTCGCGCTGCAGATGTTCCCCGGGCCGATTTACGTCCGGCGGGAGATCGTCCATAACGCCCATGTCGTCCAGGAGCTCCGCCGGGAGGGCGCCATTTTCGTGGAGGAACTGGACGAGGTGCCGCCCGGGGCCACGGTCATCTTCAGTGCCCACGGCGTCTCCCCCGAGGTGTTCGCGCAGGCCAAGGCCAAACGGCTCCGGGTCATCGATGCCACCTGCCCCCTGGTGACCAAGGTCCACAACGAGGCGGTTCGGTACGCCCGGGAAGGGCGCACGATCTTCCTGATCGGGCACGAGGGGCACGACGAGGTGATCGGGACAACCGGGGAGGCCCCGGACCGGATCCTCCTGGTGGGCTCGGAAGCCGACGTGGACACGCTCGACGTCCCGGACCCGGACAATGTGGCGGTCATCACCCAGACCACCCTCAGCGTGGACGACACGCAGGGGATCCTGGACGCGCTGAAGCGTCGCTTTCCCCGCCTGAAGGCGCCGCACAAGGACGACATCTGCTACGCCACCCAGAACCGCCAGACCGCGGTCAAGGCCCTGGCCCGGGCCGCAGAGCTCATTCTGGTCATCGGCTCCGACAACTCCTCCAACTCCACCCGGCTCCGGGAGGTGGCGGAGGCCTGCGGGACGCCCGCCCACCTCATCGACGACGTGAGCGAGATCGAGGCGGGCTGGCTCCAGGGCCCGAAGGTGGTCGGCATCACCTCGGGCGCCTCCGCCCCCGAGCACCTGGTGCAG
Coding sequences within:
- a CDS encoding 4-hydroxy-3-methylbut-2-enyl diphosphate reductase, whose translation is MDPSARIPMTVEKIVLARPRGFCAGVDRAIDVVRLALQMFPGPIYVRREIVHNAHVVQELRREGAIFVEELDEVPPGATVIFSAHGVSPEVFAQAKAKRLRVIDATCPLVTKVHNEAVRYAREGRTIFLIGHEGHDEVIGTTGEAPDRILLVGSEADVDTLDVPDPDNVAVITQTTLSVDDTQGILDALKRRFPRLKAPHKDDICYATQNRQTAVKALARAAELILVIGSDNSSNSTRLREVAEACGTPAHLIDDVSEIEAGWLQGPKVVGITSGASAPEHLVQALVSFFRAQGVQAVEEIELVPEDVHFALPAELMAVRPRGAA
- a CDS encoding type 1 glutamine amidotransferase domain-containing protein, which produces MSLKGKRVAILAENIYQEMELWVPYYRLKEEGATVKVIGTGSAKSYTSKHGYPVPVDAAADEVKAKEFDAVIIPGGYAPDLMRRSTAMVGLVREAFQQGKVVAAICHAGWMLCSAGVLKGKTATCFHAIKDDMVNAGARYVDEEVVVDGNLITSRKPDDLPAFCREIVKALEKAA